One segment of Williamwhitmania sp. DNA contains the following:
- a CDS encoding tautomerase family protein: protein MPVIQISILPQSTEKKAEMSKVITNEIHRITGVPKEAMVIMFQELPAENFATHGELLSEQFKRAPKK from the coding sequence ATGCCCGTTATTCAAATTTCCATTCTGCCGCAATCCACAGAGAAGAAGGCAGAGATGTCGAAGGTGATAACCAACGAAATTCATCGCATTACCGGGGTTCCGAAGGAGGCCATGGTGATAATGTTTCAGGAGTTGCCAGCCGAGAACTTTGCCACTCATGGCGAGCTGCTTTCGGAGCAGTTTAAGCGAGCGCCTAAAAAGTAA